Proteins co-encoded in one Desulfotomaculum sp. genomic window:
- a CDS encoding benzylsuccinate synthase subunit gamma: MAACAECKSFFAVPENADDFAEGKGDCVREIKDEKGKYWLSKPVMGDMDTSKCPFFAEKV; encoded by the coding sequence ATGGCGGCCTGTGCAGAGTGCAAATCGTTTTTCGCTGTTCCCGAGAATGCAGATGATTTTGCAGAGGGGAAAGGAGACTGCGTCAGGGAAATAAAGGATGAAAAAGGCAAGTACTGGCTCTCCAAACCCGTGATGGGCGATATGGACACAAGCAAATGTCCTTTTTTCGCTGAGAAAGTGTAG